The nucleotide sequence ATTTCCCGGGACACGGACAAGTGTGTTCAGACTCACATCTGGACCGGCCCGTGTGCGCGGCGTCCGCTAATGAGCTGTATACCGTCCATATCGCCCCGTTTCGCGCCCTGATTCGTTCCCGCCTGTTGGACGCCGTTATGCCGGCGCACGTGGTGTACCCGGATGTGGACACCGAGACGGCATCCCTTTCCAGCCATTGGCTGGCGGCGGTGCTGCGGAAACAGTTGAAATTCAGGGGCCTGGTCATTTCCGATTGCCTGGAGATGGGAGCCGTATCGCGCGTCATGGACCCGGGCGAAGCAGCCGTGAAGGCAGTGAACGCCGGTGTGGACGTGGTCGCGGTCAGCCGCTCAGCCGAGACCCAGGCCCGTGTTTTCTGTGCCCTGGTTGATGCCGTGAAACATGGTCGCATCCCGATGTCGCGCATCAATGAGGCGGTGATGCGAATCCTGGAAATGAAGCGGCGGCGGCGCTTGCTGAGGGTTCCGCCCGGTATCAAGCTCAGCCGGGCAAGTGAGAAAGTCCGCTCACACTACCGGGACGAATCCCGTTTGGCCGCCGCCTCGATCACCCTGGTACGTGACAGGGACAATACTCTACCCCTGGATCCTGGTTGCCGCCTGATGCTGGTGGAATGGAAAAAAGTCGTGGCTACCGAGGCGTTGAGCCGGGCAAAGGCCAGGTCGGTGCTGGCCGTACCCCTGAGCCGATGGTTTCTCCATGTGGATTCAGAGATGCTGGAGCTGAGCCCGGATCCGCCGCCGGGAATGGGCGCACGTTTGCGGTCTGCCGGGAAGGTTGTTCTGGCGGTGTTTTCCCGCTCAGTGGAAGTAGGGGAAATCCAGGCCGCGGCCGTGCGACGCATGTTGCGTATCCGGCCTGATGCCATCGTGGTCGCACTCGGAAATCCCTATGACTTGAGCGGATTCCCCACAGCCCGGGTGTTCCTGGCCACATATGGTTA is from Candidatus Aminicenantes bacterium and encodes:
- the nagZ gene encoding beta-N-acetylhexosaminidase; this encodes MGQMLMVGFIGTSLSRDFQERLARGEAGFVLLFHHNVESVEQVAALTNEIHESFVPAPMIWTDQEGGNVVQFGEMAATTLSPMGLAATRRRAFARLAGRIVGGEMRAMGVDGVLAPVLDVNTRPDNPIIGFRSFSNDPRVVRRFGAALAGGLRRGGVATCGKHFPGHGQVCSDSHLDRPVCAASANELYTVHIAPFRALIRSRLLDAVMPAHVVYPDVDTETASLSSHWLAAVLRKQLKFRGLVISDCLEMGAVSRVMDPGEAAVKAVNAGVDVVAVSRSAETQARVFCALVDAVKHGRIPMSRINEAVMRILEMKRRRRLLRVPPGIKLSRASEKVRSHYRDESRLAAASITLVRDRDNTLPLDPGCRLMLVEWKKVVATEALSRAKARSVLAVPLSRWFLHVDSEMLELSPDPPPGMGARLRSAGKVVLAVFSRSVEVGEIQAAAVRRMLRIRPDAIVVALGNPYDLSGFPTARVFLATYGYRRVQAEALAAVLAGEITPRGRLPVQITLSEK